A genomic window from Takifugu rubripes unplaced genomic scaffold, fTakRub1.2, whole genome shotgun sequence includes:
- the LOC115248707 gene encoding N-acylneuraminate-9-phosphatase-like: MWRRHPTAGHARHLERLEMEEKRVKAIIFDLDNTLIETRRAGEVAIQKTRELLKATLALDDPAAAIICDRFKQKLLQESFDPSAGRTIEEVRVGHWEESIQDVTGHRPAPSLAPQCYSLWKNARLEVLVLSPETRSLLKQLRASYKLLLLTNGVAEVQREKVRAAGCEELFDAVVIGGEHAEQKPSPSIFTLCFHMLDADAKDCVMVGDDLDADIQGGFNAGVRATVWISSSGRRIPNGSVEPDYTIATVLDLPGVLAQLETGL; this comes from the exons ATGTGGCGACGTCATCCAACAGCGGGACACGCACGACATTTGGAACGcctggaaatggaggaaaagcGCGTGAAGGCGATTATCTTCGACTTGGACAACACGCTCATTGAAACGCGGCGAGCAGGTGAAGTCGCCATCCAGAAG ACCAGAGAGCTCCTGAAGGCCACGCTGGCCCTGGATGACCCCGCTGCCGCGATCATCTGTGACAGGTTCAAGCAGAAGCTCCTCCAGGAGAGTTTCGACCCCTCGGCTGGCAGAACCATTGAGGAGGTCCGTGTGGGTCATTGGGAGGAGAGCATCCAGGATGTGACCGGCCATCGTCCTGCACCTTCGCTGGCGCCTCAGTGTTACTCTTTGTGGAAAAACGCCCGTTTGGAAGTCCTCGTCCTGTCTCCAGAAACGCGCAGCCTCCTGAAACAGCTGCGCGCATCCTacaagctgctgctcctgaccaACGGCGTGGCCGAGGTCCAGAGAGAGAAGGTGAGGGCAGCGGGGTGCGAGGAGCTCTTCGACGCCGTCGTGATCGGCGGAGAACACGCCGAGCAGAAACCCTCCCCGTCCATCTTCACGTTGTGTTTCCACATGCTGGACGCGGACGCCAAGGACTGCGTCATGGTGGGAGACGACCTGGACGCCGACATCCAGGGAGGCTTCAACGCCGGAGTCCGAGCTACAGTTTGGATCAGCAGTTCTGGACGCCGCATCCCAAACGGTTCCGTTGAACCAGACTACACCATCGCCACAGTCCTGGACCTTCCAGGTGTTCTGGCACAGCTGGAAACCGGACTTTGA